In Hyphomicrobium denitrificans 1NES1, one DNA window encodes the following:
- a CDS encoding DUF1513 domain-containing protein — translation MSLMVIDRRSLLLGTLAFIGTSSAGKAFASTTDSDIAYVATARRGMSDFCVLLLRVDGSIVREVPLTARGHDIAYHRPSGRVAVFARRPGAFGAAFYLDKTTPPHIFTPGEGRHYYGHGGFSQDGRLLYASEADVEGERGLIGIYDVGGGYKKIGEHQSYGVGPHEIMLLADGKTIAVGNGGLDTVPDAGRENLNVDTMEPSLAFVDAESGKLVAKHAMSGDLKSLSIRHVTQDKTGLIWFGGQWEGSPSETPQIVGSAGLDRELKLVDAPGGGKDLRGYIGAMAVSKDGRFIAASAPKAGHVLYVDSETGQVVGKSDLKDVCGLSSEGEHDFAASSGFGVIRYETAEARVISEHELQDIAFDNHLRRIS, via the coding sequence ATGAGCTTGATGGTGATTGATCGCAGGTCCCTGCTGCTTGGCACGCTGGCGTTCATCGGAACGTCATCCGCCGGCAAGGCTTTCGCGTCGACTACGGACAGCGACATCGCCTATGTCGCCACCGCACGCCGGGGCATGAGCGATTTTTGCGTTCTGCTTCTCAGAGTTGACGGGTCGATCGTTCGCGAGGTTCCGCTGACGGCGCGAGGGCATGACATTGCCTATCATCGTCCGTCGGGACGGGTTGCTGTTTTCGCACGGCGGCCGGGAGCGTTTGGAGCCGCGTTCTATCTCGACAAGACTACGCCGCCTCACATTTTCACGCCGGGCGAGGGCCGTCACTACTACGGTCACGGAGGCTTTTCGCAGGACGGTCGGCTTCTTTATGCTTCTGAGGCGGATGTCGAGGGCGAGCGCGGTCTTATCGGCATCTACGACGTCGGGGGCGGCTACAAGAAGATCGGCGAGCATCAAAGCTACGGCGTCGGCCCGCACGAAATCATGCTGCTTGCGGACGGTAAGACGATCGCGGTCGGAAACGGTGGCCTCGATACGGTTCCCGATGCGGGTCGTGAAAATCTAAACGTCGATACGATGGAGCCGTCGCTTGCCTTCGTTGACGCGGAAAGCGGCAAGCTGGTCGCCAAGCACGCGATGTCGGGCGATCTCAAGTCGCTTTCCATCCGTCATGTGACCCAGGACAAGACGGGGCTCATCTGGTTCGGCGGTCAATGGGAGGGAAGCCCGAGCGAGACGCCGCAGATCGTCGGCAGTGCTGGGCTTGATCGCGAATTGAAGCTTGTCGACGCACCGGGCGGTGGGAAGGATTTGCGCGGTTACATCGGCGCGATGGCGGTTAGCAAGGATGGGCGTTTCATTGCGGCGAGCGCGCCGAAGGCCGGCCATGTGCTCTATGTCGATTCCGAGACGGGGCAAGTCGTCGGCAAGAGTGATCTCAAGGACGTTTGCGGTCTTTCGTCGGAAGGCGAGCACGACTTCGCGGCCTCGTCGGGCTTCGGCGTTATCCGTTATGAGACGGCCGAAGCGCGTGTGATTTCCGAGCACGAACTGCAGGACATCGCCTTCGATAACCATCTGCGGCGCATCTCCTGA
- the rimO gene encoding 30S ribosomal protein S12 methylthiotransferase RimO produces MTKPAVKANVKASAKARRLAHGSGATTAPAPKVGFVSLGCPKALVDSERIITKLRSEGYMIAPDYSGADVVVVNTCGFLDSAKQESLDAIGEAMNANGRVIVTGCFGVEETRIRDVHPGVLAVTGPHQYEQVVEAVHDVVPPLHDPFVDLVPPEGLRLTPRHYAYLKISEGCNNRCSFCIIPSLRGDLASRPSNHVMSEAERLVNAGVKELLVISQDTSAYGLDLKYAESPWKGVPLKARFQDISRALGELGVWVRMHYVYPYPHVDDVIPLMAEGKILPYLDIPFQHASPAVLKAMRRPAAQEKTAERIRRWREVCPDLAIRSTFIVGFPGETEEDFAFLLDWLKEAGINRAGCFKYEAVEGAKANAIDGAIPEEVKEERWHRFMAMQKDVSSAQLASKVGQVIDVLVDEVDEDGTIARSKWDAPEIDGNVFLNGEHGVKVGDLVRVKVVEAGDYDLWAERSTADA; encoded by the coding sequence ATGACGAAACCCGCGGTCAAAGCAAACGTGAAAGCAAGTGCGAAGGCGCGGCGCTTGGCGCATGGGTCCGGTGCAACGACGGCGCCTGCGCCGAAGGTCGGCTTCGTGTCGCTCGGCTGTCCGAAGGCGCTCGTCGACAGCGAGCGCATCATCACCAAGCTCAGGTCCGAAGGCTACATGATCGCGCCTGACTATTCGGGCGCCGACGTCGTCGTCGTCAACACGTGCGGCTTCCTCGATTCAGCGAAGCAAGAAAGCCTCGACGCAATCGGCGAAGCCATGAACGCCAATGGTCGAGTGATCGTCACGGGGTGTTTCGGGGTTGAGGAAACGCGCATCCGCGATGTGCATCCAGGCGTGCTTGCCGTCACCGGCCCGCACCAATACGAGCAGGTCGTCGAGGCGGTTCACGATGTGGTGCCGCCGCTGCACGATCCGTTCGTCGATCTGGTGCCGCCCGAGGGGCTGCGGCTTACGCCGCGTCACTACGCCTATCTGAAGATTTCGGAAGGATGTAACAACCGCTGCTCATTCTGCATCATTCCTTCGCTGCGGGGCGATCTCGCGAGTCGGCCGTCAAATCACGTCATGAGCGAGGCGGAGCGTCTCGTGAATGCCGGCGTGAAAGAGTTGCTCGTTATCAGTCAGGACACGAGCGCTTACGGTCTCGATCTCAAATACGCCGAAAGTCCGTGGAAAGGCGTACCGCTGAAGGCGCGCTTTCAGGATATTTCTCGCGCGCTGGGCGAACTCGGTGTGTGGGTCCGGATGCATTACGTCTACCCCTATCCGCATGTCGACGACGTCATTCCGCTGATGGCGGAGGGCAAAATTCTGCCCTATCTCGACATTCCGTTTCAGCACGCGTCTCCGGCAGTCTTGAAGGCGATGCGGCGACCCGCGGCGCAGGAGAAGACGGCGGAGCGTATCCGCCGCTGGCGCGAAGTCTGTCCCGATCTCGCCATCCGCTCGACGTTCATCGTCGGCTTTCCGGGCGAGACGGAAGAGGATTTTGCGTTCCTGCTCGACTGGCTGAAGGAAGCCGGCATCAACCGCGCCGGATGCTTCAAGTATGAAGCCGTCGAAGGCGCGAAGGCCAATGCAATCGATGGCGCCATCCCGGAAGAGGTGAAAGAGGAACGCTGGCACCGCTTCATGGCCATGCAGAAGGACGTCAGCAGCGCGCAACTCGCGAGCAAAGTGGGACAGGTCATCGACGTCCTGGTTGACGAGGTCGATGAGGATGGCACGATTGCCCGCTCCAAGTGGGATGCGCCCGAGATCGACGGCAACGTGTTCCTGAACGGCGAGCACGGCGTCAAGGTCGGCGATCTGGTCCGCGTGAAAGTCGTCGAGGCCGGTGACTACGATCTCTGGGCTGAACGCTCTACGGCCGACGCTTAG
- a CDS encoding cation diffusion facilitator family transporter gives MPADSNFEASRINRLAVANIAIALVVIAIKYVAYVVSGSIALFSDALESVVNVMTAVTAFAAIRLSAKPADSDHPFGHHKAEFLAAMFEGAMIAVAAVLILMKARNAFIEGVKIEHSALGIGLNIVASVLNGASAWVLINRGRSWRSPALVADGQHLFTDVMTSVGVVAGLAIAVLTGWHLLDPLIAAVVALNILWMGYKIAVQSMSHLLDEAASPEIELRIRKIIEANGRGALEAHDIRTRQAGRALFIEFHLIVPGAMTVDNAHIICDRLEHAIENTIEGSEVVIHVEPDYKAKPEESGAVQL, from the coding sequence ATGCCGGCAGATTCAAATTTCGAAGCCTCGAGAATCAACCGGCTTGCGGTAGCAAACATCGCCATCGCGCTCGTTGTCATCGCGATCAAATACGTTGCCTATGTGGTGTCGGGCTCGATCGCGCTCTTCTCCGACGCCCTTGAGAGCGTCGTCAACGTCATGACGGCGGTGACCGCGTTCGCCGCCATTCGCCTGAGCGCCAAACCCGCCGACTCCGATCACCCCTTTGGCCATCACAAGGCAGAATTTCTGGCCGCGATGTTCGAAGGTGCGATGATAGCCGTCGCGGCTGTGCTCATCCTGATGAAGGCGCGCAACGCTTTCATCGAAGGCGTTAAGATCGAGCATTCCGCTCTCGGCATCGGGCTCAATATCGTCGCTTCGGTTCTCAACGGCGCATCGGCTTGGGTGCTGATCAATCGTGGCAGGTCGTGGCGCTCGCCCGCGCTCGTCGCCGATGGGCAGCATCTTTTCACCGACGTCATGACCTCCGTCGGGGTTGTCGCCGGCCTGGCGATCGCAGTCTTGACGGGCTGGCACCTTCTCGATCCACTGATCGCCGCAGTCGTGGCTTTGAACATTCTCTGGATGGGCTACAAGATCGCCGTCCAGTCGATGTCGCACCTGCTCGACGAGGCGGCGAGTCCAGAAATCGAGCTGCGCATCCGCAAGATCATCGAGGCCAACGGCCGCGGCGCGCTCGAAGCCCACGATATCCGGACCCGACAGGCGGGACGCGCGCTCTTCATCGAATTTCACTTGATCGTTCCGGGTGCGATGACGGTCGACAATGCGCATATCATCTGCGATCGCCTCGAGCACGCCATCGAAAACACCATCGAGGGCTCGGAAGTCGTCATCCACGTCGAGCCGGACTATAAAGCGAAACCCGAGGAGTCGGGTGCCGTCCAGCTTTAG
- a CDS encoding metal-dependent hydrolase, which translates to MANFTTHIAVGTVVSGALATLTLAANVVAPENLVAVTMAGVLGSVLPDIDLKDSRPSRAMFAGLAIFFSFAVLFTAATKFSIAELWILWLGTLLLVRYGLHMVFHRISVHRGIWHSILAAVFCAVATAVVFQHMLNKPAGVAWLGGAFMFVGYLTHLTLDEIYSVDVMDTRLKSSFGTALKFFDHRHFYASLGMAAATLGAIVVSPPTNTFVDGLSSRSLWSGLEQRLLPPDKWFGLVETPRMARRNDDDKATGVVTGSVNQGAVTENGSDAGTLISEPASTPEAIPSPADTPAVSVPSENASP; encoded by the coding sequence ATGGCCAACTTTACGACGCACATTGCGGTTGGAACCGTGGTCTCGGGTGCGTTGGCAACATTGACGCTCGCCGCCAACGTCGTTGCACCGGAGAACCTTGTCGCGGTGACGATGGCAGGCGTTCTCGGCTCCGTGCTTCCCGATATCGATCTTAAGGACTCGCGGCCAAGCCGGGCGATGTTCGCGGGGCTGGCAATTTTCTTTTCGTTTGCGGTGCTGTTCACCGCGGCCACGAAATTCTCCATAGCCGAACTCTGGATCTTGTGGCTCGGGACGTTGCTGCTGGTACGCTACGGGCTTCATATGGTGTTTCATCGCATTTCCGTGCACCGCGGCATCTGGCATTCAATTCTGGCGGCGGTTTTTTGCGCGGTCGCGACGGCGGTTGTCTTTCAGCACATGCTGAACAAGCCGGCGGGCGTCGCGTGGCTTGGCGGTGCCTTCATGTTTGTCGGATATCTGACGCATCTGACGCTGGATGAGATCTATTCGGTCGACGTCATGGATACGCGGCTGAAGTCATCGTTCGGAACGGCATTGAAATTCTTCGATCACCGCCATTTCTATGCCTCGCTTGGGATGGCAGCTGCCACGCTCGGCGCCATCGTCGTCTCGCCGCCGACCAATACGTTCGTCGACGGGCTTTCATCGCGTAGCCTCTGGAGCGGTCTCGAACAGCGGCTTTTGCCGCCGGACAAGTGGTTCGGTCTTGTCGAGACGCCACGTATGGCGCGCCGCAATGACGATGATAAGGCAACCGGCGTCGTGACGGGGTCTGTCAATCAAGGCGCGGTAACGGAAAACGGAAGTGACGCCGGAACGCTGATATCGGAGCCGGCCTCAACACCGGAAGCCATTCCAAGCCCGGCAGACACCCCAGCTGTCAGCGTGCCCAGCGAGAACGCAAGCCCCTGA
- a CDS encoding TetR/AcrR family transcriptional regulator has product MGRRAVHSPEELRQLILDASRTIVERNGISGLSAREIARMIGYSPGTLYNIFENLDDVLLTLQVQLLARTVDHLKRVPLGTNGEENVDALTHAYIDFALANKRMWNLLFAHSVPSASTVPPPFHEHLNNLAEIFRKGLAPLAPAESLEGLDTTARALFASVHGIAAVAASEKGVHLTPATAQTYAKELTSNFVRGLRSRWAR; this is encoded by the coding sequence GTGGGACGGAGAGCAGTTCATTCGCCGGAAGAGCTTCGCCAGCTCATCCTAGACGCCTCACGTACCATTGTTGAACGCAACGGCATTTCTGGTCTCTCGGCTCGAGAGATAGCCCGCATGATCGGGTACTCGCCCGGAACGCTATACAATATCTTCGAAAACCTGGACGACGTGCTTTTGACGCTTCAGGTTCAGCTGTTAGCTCGAACCGTTGATCACCTGAAGCGGGTGCCGCTTGGAACGAACGGCGAGGAGAATGTCGATGCGCTCACCCACGCCTATATCGACTTCGCGCTGGCCAATAAACGCATGTGGAACCTTCTCTTTGCCCACAGTGTACCAAGCGCGAGTACTGTGCCTCCGCCTTTCCACGAGCATCTGAATAATCTCGCGGAGATCTTTCGCAAAGGCCTCGCTCCGCTTGCCCCGGCAGAGTCACTCGAAGGGCTCGATACGACTGCGCGGGCTCTGTTTGCGAGTGTCCACGGCATCGCTGCTGTCGCTGCCAGCGAGAAAGGCGTCCATCTGACTCCAGCGACGGCACAGACCTACGCAAAAGAGCTGACGTCTAACTTTGTCAGGGGCTTGCGTTCTCGCTGGGCACGCTGA
- a CDS encoding TadE/TadG family type IV pilus assembly protein, whose protein sequence is MNRIRKAEVGDAVVAQEKLSMNQRLKLQITSRILAFLSNSSGVAAVEFAFIAPLLMLMTFGTFEISRALMVNKRFQRATAMIGDLVAREKQIGSTPEDASTTLDGMLVSAEHVMEPFSSTPLQIAITQLRASSADASITKVEWAWSYHNAAIANCGDVKSMPDPNMISKGDAAIVIEAKYTYTPLLANIVPGITQAMNWSDTMTFAPRYGSVFFGQKTQNLKCPAGSG, encoded by the coding sequence GTGAACCGTATCCGCAAAGCTGAGGTCGGTGATGCCGTCGTCGCGCAGGAAAAGCTATCCATGAACCAGCGTCTGAAACTCCAAATCACGTCGCGGATACTTGCTTTTCTCTCCAATTCGTCCGGCGTCGCCGCGGTCGAGTTTGCATTCATCGCCCCTTTGCTGATGCTGATGACGTTCGGAACCTTTGAGATTTCGCGCGCTTTGATGGTGAACAAGCGTTTTCAACGGGCCACGGCAATGATCGGTGACCTCGTAGCGCGCGAAAAGCAGATCGGCTCAACTCCAGAGGATGCCTCGACGACGCTTGACGGCATGTTGGTCTCTGCCGAACACGTCATGGAACCCTTCAGCTCAACGCCTTTGCAGATCGCGATCACGCAACTGCGAGCGTCGAGCGCCGACGCCAGTATTACTAAGGTCGAGTGGGCGTGGTCGTATCACAACGCGGCGATTGCAAACTGCGGTGACGTGAAATCCATGCCCGACCCGAACATGATTTCAAAGGGTGATGCCGCAATCGTCATCGAGGCCAAATACACCTACACGCCGCTCCTGGCGAACATTGTTCCGGGCATCACCCAGGCGATGAATTGGTCGGACACCATGACGTTTGCTCCCCGCTATGGCTCGGTCTTCTTCGGCCAGAAGACCCAAAACTTGAAGTGCCCGGCCGGCAGCGGTTGA
- a CDS encoding TadE/TadG family type IV pilus assembly protein, whose product MTTTHSVSAISRQLLRNRLLRQWKADDKGSTALEFSIVAIPFFMFILGFVGCAFYFFISNSLEKGMDQTSRLIRTGEAVTDKMTVNQFKQSICDGAGSWIDCNQLQIFVKSYPDGWAGLNSAKPQPCVQGGVVVTNTAPGTDLIAIYSGAASDVVIVTVCYKWNFTSKLPMIKLGNMADGSLMLQTATAFRSEPYPQS is encoded by the coding sequence ATGACTACCACGCACAGCGTTAGCGCCATTTCCCGCCAACTGCTCCGCAACCGTTTGCTACGGCAATGGAAAGCGGACGATAAGGGATCGACGGCGTTGGAATTCTCCATCGTCGCCATTCCCTTTTTCATGTTCATATTGGGCTTTGTTGGCTGCGCCTTTTATTTCTTCATCTCGAATTCCCTCGAGAAGGGCATGGATCAGACAAGCCGTCTGATCCGAACGGGTGAAGCCGTCACCGACAAAATGACGGTCAACCAGTTCAAGCAAAGCATCTGCGATGGTGCTGGCTCGTGGATCGACTGCAACCAACTGCAGATCTTCGTAAAATCTTACCCCGATGGTTGGGCAGGACTGAACAGCGCCAAGCCTCAGCCCTGCGTCCAGGGTGGAGTGGTCGTCACAAACACTGCGCCCGGCACCGACCTCATCGCGATCTATTCCGGCGCCGCCAGCGACGTCGTGATCGTGACGGTGTGCTATAAATGGAATTTCACGTCGAAGCTGCCAATGATCAAACTCGGCAACATGGCCGACGGGTCGTTGATGCTGCAAACGGCAACGGCATTCCGCAGTGAACCGTATCCGCAAAGCTGA
- a CDS encoding pilus assembly protein N-terminal domain-containing protein: MHRGTETLASSRAFWVVRTGLAVMLTALSAAGASAADLIVRYDQSQLLHLPRPATEIIVGNPSIADVTLQDGNLLVVTGKTFGITNVIALDAAHNVIQDQRVLVERDDRKIVNLHKGSTRFTYACTPNCEPTLTIGDDKEFFNAVQAANSQKTKFSEGASDSANSANNQQ, encoded by the coding sequence ATGCACCGTGGAACAGAAACGCTCGCATCGTCGCGCGCCTTTTGGGTCGTTCGCACCGGCTTGGCGGTTATGCTGACGGCTCTTTCAGCGGCTGGCGCCTCGGCCGCTGACTTGATTGTACGTTACGACCAGTCTCAACTGCTCCACCTTCCGCGCCCCGCTACCGAAATCATCGTCGGCAACCCATCGATCGCCGACGTGACTCTGCAAGACGGCAATCTGTTGGTCGTCACCGGCAAGACATTCGGCATTACGAATGTCATTGCCCTCGACGCTGCTCACAACGTCATTCAGGACCAACGCGTATTGGTCGAGCGCGACGACCGCAAAATCGTCAATTTGCACAAAGGCAGCACACGCTTCACGTACGCATGTACACCGAATTGTGAGCCAACCCTTACGATCGGCGACGACAAGGAGTTCTTCAACGCCGTCCAGGCAGCAAACTCTCAGAAGACAAAGTTCTCCGAGGGTGCGTCCGATTCCGCCAACAGCGCCAACAACCAGCAATAA
- a CDS encoding Flp family type IVb pilin has protein sequence MNMISRFMSDESGATAIEYGLIAALIGVALITVLGQVGSSLSTTFGKVKSSLDTANGGGT, from the coding sequence ATGAACATGATTTCGCGTTTCATGAGCGATGAGTCGGGTGCAACGGCCATCGAATATGGCTTGATCGCTGCCCTTATCGGCGTTGCTCTCATCACCGTGCTGGGTCAGGTTGGTTCCAGCCTCAGCACCACCTTTGGGAAGGTGAAGAGCTCGCTGGATACGGCAAACGGTGGTGGCACCTGA
- a CDS encoding Flp family type IVb pilin, whose translation MLPSSLRGFARDESGATSIEYALIASIVSLAIIGGLTGVRASLIGIFDSVVAGFGQTN comes from the coding sequence ATGCTGCCTTCCAGCCTACGCGGTTTTGCGCGCGACGAGAGCGGTGCGACCTCGATCGAATATGCACTTATCGCGAGTATTGTCAGTCTGGCGATCATTGGCGGGCTAACGGGGGTCAGGGCTTCACTCATCGGCATTTTCGACTCTGTGGTTGCAGGATTCGGCCAAACTAATTGA
- a CDS encoding A24 family peptidase: MSVLIFLLVAIFPIAMAFAAANDLFTMKIPNVISLALAGGFVALAFVTRMPLETFGLHLAYAFGVLALTFTLFAFKLVGGGDAKLMAAGALWMGPEFILPFIAFVTIWGGALCLLILSYRRAVPAELWPLPGWAQRLHTAGGPIPYGIAIAGAGLMIFPSTDLFRMLVA, from the coding sequence ATGTCGGTGCTGATTTTTCTTCTCGTCGCGATCTTTCCGATTGCGATGGCATTTGCCGCAGCAAATGACCTTTTCACGATGAAGATCCCGAACGTTATCTCCCTCGCGCTGGCCGGAGGTTTCGTTGCGCTGGCATTTGTAACGCGGATGCCGCTTGAGACATTCGGCCTGCATCTTGCGTATGCCTTCGGGGTGCTGGCCCTGACGTTTACGCTTTTTGCTTTCAAGTTGGTTGGGGGCGGCGACGCCAAGCTGATGGCAGCAGGGGCCCTTTGGATGGGTCCGGAGTTCATCCTCCCCTTTATCGCCTTCGTCACGATCTGGGGCGGCGCTTTGTGCCTCCTGATCCTGAGCTATCGGAGAGCGGTTCCAGCCGAACTTTGGCCGCTGCCGGGTTGGGCGCAGCGTCTGCATACGGCAGGCGGTCCGATTCCCTATGGCATCGCAATTGCGGGTGCCGGCCTCATGATCTTTCCATCGACCGATTTGTTCCGGATGCTGGTGGCCTGA
- the cpaB gene encoding Flp pilus assembly protein CpaB, which translates to MKRAQLVGFSVAFTAAGLAYYIASAFMTPPAPIMVEKQVDSTDVLVAGSDISVGQIVSEGNFRWVSWPKKAITPDYITKGSGGPARMHEFAGSVARSALLAGEPITTQKLIKPGQGGVLAAILPQGMRAISTKIKAETAAGSLILPNDHVDVILIRHLRGRSGQDENVADTLFRNVRVMAIGQQIETKGGKKSADVSASTATLELTPKQAEMMALANSMGEITLSLRSVADLSSDPERAGGLDLNKPQNNSVRVVRYGAKSRVYGVN; encoded by the coding sequence ATGAAGCGGGCACAACTTGTCGGTTTTTCCGTCGCGTTCACTGCGGCAGGGCTCGCTTATTATATCGCAAGCGCATTCATGACGCCGCCTGCGCCGATAATGGTCGAAAAGCAGGTCGATAGCACTGATGTTTTGGTTGCGGGCTCCGATATTTCCGTCGGCCAGATCGTCAGCGAGGGCAATTTTCGCTGGGTTTCCTGGCCGAAGAAAGCGATTACGCCCGACTATATAACGAAGGGCAGCGGCGGTCCTGCGCGGATGCATGAGTTTGCGGGATCGGTTGCGCGCTCGGCACTTCTCGCGGGCGAGCCCATCACCACGCAGAAGCTGATCAAACCGGGTCAGGGCGGCGTCTTAGCCGCGATCCTGCCGCAAGGCATGCGCGCCATTTCGACCAAGATCAAGGCCGAAACCGCGGCGGGTAGCCTCATTCTTCCGAACGACCATGTCGACGTGATCCTAATTCGTCACCTCCGGGGTCGCAGCGGCCAGGACGAGAATGTTGCGGATACGCTGTTCCGGAACGTGCGGGTCATGGCGATAGGCCAGCAGATCGAAACCAAGGGGGGAAAGAAATCGGCAGACGTCTCTGCTTCTACCGCGACGCTGGAATTGACGCCGAAGCAGGCGGAGATGATGGCGCTCGCGAATTCGATGGGAGAGATCACCCTCTCCTTGCGCAGCGTTGCAGATTTGAGTTCCGACCCTGAGCGGGCCGGAGGGCTGGATTTGAACAAGCCGCAAAACAATTCGGTACGGGTTGTTCGTTACGGTGCGAAGTCGCGTGTGTATGGCGTGAACTGA
- a CDS encoding type II and III secretion system protein family protein, with protein MRFEIGFPWRAAARVLVVFAPVMLAVIAPASAQQRASDRQLERTDGFDPEYSKNTQSIVRIPESKGGPIHKSIKIGLGKSVLVEFPSGVRDVMASNPAVVDAVVLSSNRVFLLGKAPGQSNAFFFSNTGQQLALIELNVDQEGDGLETLLRRVIPGSDIKVETLNQTVILTGHVKSPSDSARATRISAQFMSQMIASWSSNVSLSASGGSSQGQPRTDVKDSDDVKSVINLLTVEAEEQVMLKVTVAEVKRTLLKQMGVNLGGMLQSGSFSTTLLTENSFPISAAQGLGTLPTFGVGTAASAGCAAMHVCAFNSGPAPGTFGNSGIVSGWGNSRNNIQSAVRALERDGLIRTLAEPNLTAISGEAAEFLAGGEVPYVTGVDTQTGVSAVAFKKFGVQLSFTPVVLTEGRISLKIDTSVSDIAQFISGNPVFDTRQAKTVVELPSGGSLALAGLISTKTQQNIDGLPGAKDIPILGTLFRSRDFQNDESELVVIVTPYLVQPVARQQLSTPADGLYPATDLKADFLGHLNRIYGRSEVQPSGGLKGDYGFIVE; from the coding sequence ATGCGATTTGAAATTGGATTCCCATGGCGCGCGGCCGCACGCGTGCTCGTGGTGTTTGCTCCCGTTATGCTGGCAGTAATTGCGCCGGCGTCGGCGCAGCAGCGCGCGTCTGACCGGCAACTGGAGCGGACCGACGGATTTGATCCGGAATACAGCAAGAACACGCAGTCTATTGTCCGGATTCCGGAATCCAAGGGAGGCCCGATCCACAAGAGCATCAAGATTGGGCTTGGAAAATCCGTCCTCGTCGAATTCCCCAGTGGCGTACGCGACGTCATGGCATCGAATCCAGCCGTCGTCGACGCTGTTGTGCTTAGCTCGAACCGCGTGTTTTTGCTCGGCAAAGCGCCAGGCCAATCGAACGCATTTTTCTTTTCGAACACAGGACAGCAGCTCGCACTCATCGAACTCAATGTCGATCAGGAAGGCGATGGCCTGGAAACGCTTTTGCGAAGGGTCATTCCCGGTTCAGACATCAAGGTTGAGACGCTCAACCAAACAGTGATCTTGACCGGGCATGTGAAGAGCCCATCAGATTCGGCGCGCGCAACAAGGATATCGGCTCAATTTATGAGCCAGATGATTGCAAGCTGGTCGTCCAATGTAAGCCTCTCGGCTAGCGGAGGTAGCTCGCAAGGGCAGCCGCGTACCGACGTCAAAGATTCCGACGACGTTAAATCAGTCATCAATCTGCTGACCGTCGAAGCGGAAGAGCAGGTGATGCTCAAGGTCACAGTTGCCGAGGTCAAGCGCACGCTCCTGAAGCAAATGGGCGTCAACCTCGGCGGCATGCTGCAGTCGGGCAGTTTTTCGACGACGCTTCTCACCGAAAATTCGTTTCCGATTTCTGCCGCGCAGGGACTTGGAACCCTGCCGACATTCGGCGTCGGCACGGCCGCAAGCGCGGGGTGCGCGGCGATGCACGTCTGCGCCTTCAATTCCGGACCGGCGCCCGGCACATTCGGCAATAGCGGCATCGTGTCGGGGTGGGGGAACAGTCGTAACAATATCCAGTCAGCGGTTCGGGCGCTCGAGCGCGACGGGTTGATCAGAACACTGGCGGAGCCCAACCTCACGGCGATCTCGGGTGAGGCAGCTGAATTTCTGGCTGGCGGCGAAGTTCCCTATGTCACCGGCGTCGATACGCAAACAGGCGTCAGTGCCGTCGCCTTCAAGAAGTTTGGCGTGCAGCTCAGCTTTACTCCGGTCGTTCTGACCGAAGGCCGGATCAGCCTCAAGATCGATACGAGCGTCAGCGATATCGCACAGTTCATCTCGGGCAATCCTGTCTTCGACACACGGCAAGCGAAGACCGTTGTCGAGCTTCCTTCGGGTGGTTCGCTGGCGCTTGCAGGTTTGATCTCGACGAAGACGCAGCAAAACATCGACGGGCTTCCCGGAGCCAAGGACATTCCAATTCTCGGAACGCTTTTCCGCAGCCGCGACTTTCAAAACGATGAGTCGGAGCTGGTGGTTATCGTTACGCCGTATCTCGTGCAGCCCGTTGCGCGCCAACAGCTCTCGACGCCCGCAGACGGATTGTATCCTGCGACAGATCTCAAAGCGGATTTTCTCGGTCACCTCAATCGGATCTACGGAAGAAGCGAAGTTCAGCCCTCCGGCGGTTTGAAGGGCGACTATGGATTCATCGTCGAATAA